The following nucleotide sequence is from Anguilla rostrata isolate EN2019 chromosome 3, ASM1855537v3, whole genome shotgun sequence.
CAGACTACTCCCAAAGCACAACATAACATGAAGTACACTGGCACATTCTgctcaaatatatttatttgattctgTCAGACCTGATACAACTCCCAATCCTTCCACAGAGAAAAAATGAGGAACAATATAAAGCGGTATATAAATAATGACAACCTGGAATAAACCTTCGCTCACCACTTTGTTCATTGCATTCCTGCATTTATACGTCCGTGTGAACTCCCCACTGCTTGTGGAGGAGTGATAATCAAACCGTCAAACTCGAACGTAGGTGTTAGTCTCAAAGCCAGTCTCCCAAAATGCACCCATCATCATTATTGTCACCAAAGACTTTCCAGTTacctcttgtttatttcatatcTGATGTGCACCAGAATTGAATTTGTCCAATTTCAATtcaagcaagaaaaaaacaaaacaaacaaataaacataaatgaatatatgtatatatacacaatataaagTTCATATTGCTTTGTACAAAATATGTCCACTTGATATCTCATATCTTCATACCTCTGCCTATCTGGGCTGCAAAACTGAATCGCAGTACTGTTGAAGCAACGGGCCCATCTGGTGAATGTCATCACTGTCAGAAAGGAAAGTTCCGGAACGGTTGTCAAAGATGTGGCGGTACCTGGTCCTGGAAAGGAGGCTTCATTACACTTTaacagtgtaacagtgtaatggcaGTTTCACTGCAGGTGAGGTGCAACACTCGGTCATGCCCTCACAGGTGTGATGTAAGCCACAGAGGTCTCCGTGAAGGCTGTGaaatggtgtgtgggtgtgtgtgagcaggaggttggaaaaaagacagaagagCAAAGACGCATTTGCAAGACTGTAAATGCAAAAGAAATAATACCAGATCCACAACAGAGCCAAAAGCTGAGATTCTCACTTTCACACATGATGATGCCACCTCTAGACTCCAGGATTAAAATGTaccttcaaaacattttttttaaatgaaactttcATGTTTGTTAGATGTTATATTACCTCTCAAATACTCACTTGAAATTGTACATTAGTAAATATTTGGAACTGTATTGCTATTGATACTGTAGTCatacaaaacatgttttacagtATGCGATTGTATTGCTACTCTAACTAAATGTGCAAAGCAAATTttcttaaagaaaataaatgacctATCTTCTGAACAAATGTACATACAATATGTAGGCATGTAAAAATAAGTCAGGAGCAGTATCCCTTTATGACATAGCTGTGTATAAATTATGATGGTAAGGAACCAGATCAGAATATTGTAATTATAGACACAGAATTGAAAACACATGGAGAATATTAGTTAAAATCCATGATTAATTATTAGACCACATTAGTATGCCAAGATTGGATATAGCATGATTATCCTTTGGAAAGTTGCTTCTGTCCATATGGAATCAAACTGCAGAATCAACCAAACAGCTGTGAGGAGGAAAGGGTGGGCAGAGCCTCTAAGTGCTTTAAGGTAATTAGGAGGCCTGCCAGTTTAAGGACGTGCAGGTGAAGGCCTTCCAAGCCAAGGACTGACGTCACAGTCAGAGTCATCTGACGATGAACCGGATTTCTTTGGGCTGCAGccaccaggagagagagagagagaatatgacagtaaaatcagagagagagagaaagaaatttCAGATGGATAGACAGAACAGATTAGTAGCAAGTAGGGTCCCCATTGCAGCAAATGAATGTTCATAGCatgacaagaaaacaaaattgcatGCTGTATTCACAGAAATAGCAAGATTAAATAAAACCCCACAAATTACAACCAGGCACAGCAATAACATTTTTAGATGTTGATTGAAGCAATAGCAAATCGATTTTCTGTAATTCACATTATGTCATTACAACTTATGGTTATCCTTATTGTTGCTACCCCTCTTATTTGGTAGTCATAGTTTTTTGCTCTGTATTGTTCTTTATGCAGCAGTCTCTATGTTTAGTTTAGGCACCATTGTTTTCCTGCTAGTAAGACAGCCATGCTAATAAGAATATTAGAATTTTATGTTACATGGTAACTGTGCTCTGTACAAACAAACCTGAGCCCTTGCATCTTCCTGTACCATGGACGACGCTGGGACCCCAGTTTGATCTTGCGAACATGAGCATCCTCCTCTGGCGTCCAATACTTGGGCAGGAACTTGTCATAGGCCACGTTTTTGGAGGGCTGGTGGCTAAGGCCCACCCTACGGGTATAGAGGTCATCCTGAATGGGGTCAGCatacccctcctccccttcaccctcctcatcctccgAATCCTTGTACAACTCCTCTGTCAGTGGGACATCCTCCAAAGAGGGCCTCAGTCTGCCAGGTGTGGGCGACGGTGAGGAGCTACTGTGGGATACAACCAACCACGGTCCAGATCaatcacacaaactcacaaaaacaTATACGCTATATTTTATACTTACATTTACTTCCTTGTGGAAAAGTACAGGGGAGGAATAACCTGTAGTTACAAACCTGTGATTGTAAGCAATATTTTTTGGTATATGTTCTTTAAATAGTTCCCAGTATTGTGTAAGTTCGGTCCTATTTATGAGATTTTCCTCacatttgttttactttacCGTCATCTTTAATAACTCTGATATACAAAGCCCCTAAGTTATAGGGCGGTAACCAGAAGCTATTTTTACTGAGTTCCTCAGAAGCACAGGTCACATGATGAACATGGTTACCATGAAAACCAATGCACTGCCATCAGAGGTTCCAAGCAGAATGGACTTACAGTTTTGTCAGTATGTGTCATGGAGTTGTTTTATACATATGtaaatttttcatttacacTACTAATATGATGATGAAAAACATATCTGATGTTTGGgtgaacaactgaaaaaaaaacagcattaatgTTGACTGGCAGGGGCAAGTTAATTAAGTTTTACACTTCAGTTTTGACTGTGAGCATGTAAACAACAGAAGCTTGTCAATCAGATGGAAGCTGGAAATTTGGTCAGTACCAGGTAGAAGCTTAATTTGCGATTTCATGCAAAGAATACCAGTATGAGAGTTACCTACCACAATAGCTATTATATTATAGAATACTTAGCAAGCAAaccagcttttctttttttcaactaTCAAACATATAGGCTCCCACAATGTTGCACACCTAACATTACTATGGTAGGATATGCCAGCTAGCTTGCCAACAAAATCCGCATTTAAAGCTAGTcagtttgtaaaatgttttgtgaaatatactgaGTAAAACATTATGCCAATGCATGTTTTGTATTAAAAGATACTTGTTTACCACTAGCCACtattaggctatgtgttttTCCATATCAGAAACTGCACTTAATAGTGATGTATCACtaatgtttgaatttgaattttttcattGAGCAAcaatctgttattttaaaaatatttttgtattgtcttATATTGGCGTTCCTAAAAGTgcgtatttaattatttgatcaACCTCATCCCATATctcatttattaataatgttttgCAGACAATAcaatggtgcagtgggtagcactgtgcctcacagcaagaaggttgtgggttcgaatctccgcgtgggtttcctccgggtactaggagactctaaattgcccataggtatgagtgtgtgagtgaatggtgtgtgtgccctcaaATAGATCGGTGGCccgtccagggtgtattcctctcacccaatgcacactgggataggctccagcaccccccgcgaccctgctcaggataagcgggtatagataatggatggatgaattttCAAAGTTGAACATGCTCTATGGCTCAAATTTCTCAGCTTTGACGATAGTGACACAGGAACCATATAGAGCCAGATACATGGATGATAATGCCATGCATCTGGCTATAAAATCTGTCATATCATGGAAAAAAGTAGAAGTGTGCACTCAAGCTCTAGTGAATTTGGGAGAAAATGTCTCAGAAATACACACTTGAAAGTGTCCAACCCAGAAATGCATTCTAAGCAAGCAGCAGGCAAtgcttaaaaaacatttttttgcatttttgcaaggGAATGCAGTGCTTTTGCTCTTCtgtgagggaaagaaaaaaatccccccTGTCACCTTCAGGAGTTCTGTAGTGATAAGATGATAAAAATCTGGAGAAAGAAACATGACCAACTAAGCCTTAAGAACATTCTGTCATGTTAGACTATCCaggtctacacacacacacatactctctttctttcttctctgttTGACTGTCCATCCAAACTTCTGacagtctttctctctcgcgcaaagacacaaacacacacacacacacacacacgcacattcacacatgcacacacgcctgATAAACACTGCAAGACGGCCCGATCTTCACAGGGCCTGTGGACGTGGGTTAGGAGGCACTCAGGGTTAGTGAAACATAGAACAACCACTGATTGAACAAGCAAGAGCATCAGCTGAAATTTGAAAAATCAAAATCCATTTCATTGCCAGTTCTAGAAAggtgcagtgtctgctggttatCGCTGTTTCAACAATAAAGCATTGTATTTATGTCATCaattggctgaagagtccatACATGTCATCCATTGTATCTTAAGTTCCCAAGACATAAATTAGCGGCTCGTTGAAAGGAAAGCACTAAGACCTGTAGGCACTGCAACCTTCTCGAACCAAAGGAGCCACAGGAGCAGTTTCAGGAGTTAGGCCTTAGAGAGGCTGGGTGAGCTCTCTCTGTTACGTTAAAGCGAACACAAGCAAACGCTCCTCCTGCAAGCGTCTGACCTGAGGTAGGCCAGGTTTTGCCGCGAGGGGGCCTGACGGGCGGCCGCCTGTTGTAGGGACAACCCGCCCCCTGCCCTGGTGCCCACGGGACTCATGGGAATGGCGTAATTGGCTGGGGTtgcgggggaggggctgcggAACCTGCGGCTGGCCAGGTCGTCCAGCACCACGTCGGGCTCCGGGCGGTCCACGTCCGAGTCGCTCTGGCTCTCGTACTCGTGCATCCAGGGGCTGAACCCACCCCAGTGGGCGGGGTCTGTGGTGGCCCAGCCTCCACTAGGGCCCAGCAAACCAACACCAGCCATGACAGCACCACAGAAAACCAGTAAACATCAGGGGTGAAGTGGCTTGACTCACAGCACCTCCAAACAGCgtagcagaaaaaaataaatatttgtttgctATATAGAACAAATATTATTGTCTCACTCCAATTAATTGTAGCTTTTTTCGTATGCAGAGTTCATTATTATGTCAACTCATACGGATGTGCTGCATAATCTCGGTTTAAGAGTTCAGCAATTCCTTACCAGATATTTTACTGAACAAACAGGAAGCACTGATAACTTATTCACAACTATAATAGGATGCATTTGTCCGTAAATGTTCtaaacagcagtttttttgtttgagtaGAAGAGAAAAAGTAGAGGAAAAGCtacttttcaggaaaaaaactgcTCTGTGAGACAgaatgaaatgttaaaataatataataatgcaaaataaataaataaaaataaaaatagccagCAGGTCCACTGCTTTTACCTGCTGTAGCCCATGTTGTCTTGTGTGATCCGACGGCCCCTGTTCTGGCCAGTCTGTTGTTTGTGCGGGTGCTCTGGGCAGTGGTCGGTTGGACTGTCCATGCTGGGGTGGTTCTGGCTGAACTGCTTAGCGACTCTGGGCTCTACTGCTTGTGGGGGGCGGTAGTGGAGCAGGTCCTCTGGCTCAGCCAATTCACCGTCGCTGCTACAGCCTGGGAGACAGtctatttttaatgatttaatgtaAGAGGGGAAACACTTTCCTCACATCTACAGAGTCTAAAGCCCAGCAAAGGTCTGACTAgacaaatgtcaaaatgaaggCTGCTCATTGGCGGACCAGTGAGGAATGCTCAGGAATCTCACACCATGTGTGTACAGGCAATTTCAGGGCATTTACACAATCACAGATCCATTTGCTCCTGTGTCAAAGGGTTCAAACTGTGGACTGGAATATGGAATGAACTATGTTCAACAGCTGAAAGCTTATTACAAGTTCAAATCCAAACTGTTCTTTTTATGTATAAGcaaaataaagtaattaaacaaccaccagagggcagtattAATGCATTGCAAATACTTCTAATAAATGATATTCCATATTAAATAATAGAAGGAAGGAATAGAATAGAACTAATATATTGGGATATGGAATACTATCacgttttttatttgtatttattattgatattatacATTTGctgttaaatacaataaatacaacaatagtattatattattattattattattattattattatcatcatcatcatcatcattaacaacaacaacaacaacaacaacaacaacaacaataataataataataataatagtaataataataacaacaacaatcataataataataataataataataataatcagctgTTGTTGTAGTTATTGTCCAAACCAGattcttttttaacatttaaatacaaaaagcaGAAGTGTGTCACTATAATCTGGTCAGTGTGGTGGTAACCCTCAGTGAGGATGCGATGAAAAAGTTTTCTTTCAGCAGAAGCCCCTACCGTTGCTGCTCCCTTTAATCTGCAGAAACTCTCAGGGTTTGCAGACTCCCTCAGGTCCAGGTTTTCCCAGAGAATCCGCTCTCCTGTGCCCAGACTGCCGGAAGAGGATCTTCTTTATGCCCTCACTGAAACCGCTGTCCCTGCTCTCTGGACCGGGAGAGCCTTTCCGGCGCCTGGAGAAGGGGGCGAAGCCAGCGTCAGGCACGGTGTTTCACACATAAAGGAACCTGACACCCCTGTGTTGAGCTATCTGCGGTTCATAACAGCCCTGTGTGACTGCCGTTTCACACTGGAGCTGGTCATTTCTTTTATGATGAAACCCAATCATACCAACAGCTGTGAGCATAGCTCAACTGCACGCtgacttttctctttttccatttGAATCATAATTCCAGAGAAGCAAAAAACAAGGCCAGTCGATGCTCAGATGTTCTCACGTACATTTGGAAGTTAATTATCAAACTGTTCGTGAAGGTTAGATGAAGTTCAGCTAAATAGTATTATgcaaatgatgaaaatgatggTCTTATACATGCATGCAGATGAATAATAAAAGCAATTACACAATGTTACTGTGAATTTTAAACGTGCTTGACGCTTTTCAATTTAAATCCTAGATTCTACAGAAACTGTGGGCTTTCTTTTTGTGAATACTGGTAATATAACCTTCAGGTGCATGCCCATCAAAAGGGTTAGCAGAAATTTCTGTTAACTTCAGAAATCTACCTTCAAGAGTCAAAAATTAAAAGCATTCCATGATCAGGAATGTAATACCAATGGTGCAATTTATATACAATGTGCACAGTACTATTATTCGCATTATTTTtaccattaataataataataataataataataataataataataataataataatacgctGCTGTTGTAGTCATTTTCCAAACCACATtcttttttaccatttaaatacaaaaagtgTACCATTCAACTATGCTGAAACCAACACTACAAGGaacattcatccatccatccattatttattcttgcttattcctggtcagggtcgtggctatcccagcatgcattgggcaaaaggcaggaatacacctggacaggttgccagtcAATCCCAGTTCAACAaggaacattcaataaaaataataaaaaatcatttaaagaattgtattttttttttgccatccaagacacttgtattatgtcaaaacaataaaactacTCACGTAAAATATCCATAATGTGGGGATATTTTTCTGCAGTTAATGAGTGCCTTGCTGTTGTCTGGTGCTATCTATGTCCATTAAAGCAGAGGAACAACAGCGGAACAAAATTCTATTGACCAGAACGTTTCCCCTTTTCAATCACTAGGATCTAACCCATTTGCCACTGCCATTACGCATTGAAACTTTAAGCGGTCTGAAGACCAACTGGGATgtatctgtctgtttttaaaaaggatagGTACTTTTGGAAAAAGTTTACGCACAATGCCGTTTCTGTTTAGCCGCTTTCATTCCGCGCGGCTCTGGAAACTCCGAGCGCGTCGTAGGCAGGAGGGCACCAAAGCGGCCGTGGTGTCTTTCAGTCCAGCGGTAACACAGAGAGGCTTTTGTTGCCTgcgctcatccagaatgctccTGCCCCTGACAGCGCACAGTGTGCTGACCAGGTAGGCTATTGACTGGCACTGGACGCTGACGCAACTCAGTAGGTTATGGTGGCAAGCAGAAGCCTCGCTCTGTATGTTtcgagaggcatcaattgtaaagcgctttggataaaagcgctatataaatgcagtccatttaccatttaccatttctgtGTGATTCAACTGTCGACACTAAAGCACTGTAAGCTGAAGCCAGTGAGAGTGTTCAGCTGATATCCAAAACAGGATATCTCTTATTACACTTGGCATATGCTTAACCAAAAGACAAAGCATATGACTTTGTCTCCAGGGTCTTTCGAAAACATTTTGTGCAGAACCAAGGTGCCAAGCAGGTTATTGCAGCACGTCCTATGGGTCTTGACGGTGGACTGTTGttcacacaggcatacacacacacacacacactagtgaaATTTCACCTTCTACTCACATCTGCCTTGTGGTCTCTTCATGCCTAAAAGGAAGGAgctgtgtggttatgtgtgtgacagagagtcTGTTTGTGTAGTTAATCAATCACAGCCTgggaaaatgacaataaaaggATAGCAGGCATGTACAGATCCATGCGATATAGTTTCAAAGCTGAAAGCACTGGAAAGGGACAGCACAGTCACTACTGTTTACTAG
It contains:
- the LOC135250522 gene encoding LIM domain only protein 7-like isoform X1, producing the protein MDSPTDHCPEHPHKQQTGQNRGRRITQDNMGYSSGGWATTDPAHWGGFSPWMHEYESQSDSDVDRPEPDVVLDDLASRRFRSPSPATPANYAIPMSPVGTRAGGGLSLQQAAARQAPSRQNLAYLSSSSPSPTPGRLRPSLEDVPLTEELYKDSEDEEGEGEEGYADPIQDDLYTRRVGLSHQPSKNVAYDKFLPKYWTPEEDAHVRKIKLGSQRRPWYRKMQGLSPKKSGSSSDDSDCDVSPWLGRPSPARP
- the LOC135250522 gene encoding LIM domain only protein 7-like isoform X2 → MDSPTDHCPEHPHKQQTGQNRGRRITQDNMGYSSGGWATTDPAHWGGFSPWMHEYESQSDSDVDRPEPDVVLDDLASRRFRSPSPATPANYAIPMSPVGTRAGGGLSLQQAAARQAPSRQNLAYLSSSPSPTPGRLRPSLEDVPLTEELYKDSEDEEGEGEEGYADPIQDDLYTRRVGLSHQPSKNVAYDKFLPKYWTPEEDAHVRKIKLGSQRRPWYRKMQGLSPKKSGSSSDDSDCDVSPWLGRPSPARP